CTTCAACCACATCACCACGCACCGGATCTAATTTCTTGAAAGATAAAGGAAGCTTAACCTGAAACTTTTCCGAACCGATTTTTAAACCAAGCAAAACATTCAGTGTTGATTCTGCCTCAGGCAAACCTACTAGAGTATCATTCGGTACAGAGAAAGTTGCTGTATTTACGGGAGGTTTTGCCAACCAGTAAGGTTCTGTGAGAGCTGCATCTGCAGGAATCTGAAGGTCATGCTGAATGGTAATCAGAGAATCTTTTGATAGCTTTCTGTTGAAGCTTTCTGATTGACCTAACCATTGTACATTGTCTAAAACGACAGGGTTTTCAGCTCTTGAAATTAAATTTAACCTGAAATTATAATGATCCCCGGCAACCGCTTCAGCCTGATTGGTAACGACCTCGCCCATAAACCCGGCACAGCTTAAAATGATATGGTCAAGAGATTTAATTTTATCCTTTTTCAGGTCTGTATCTTTTAGCTCCGTTACCTTTTTTCGTAAAGCAAGCAAAGCAGGCAAGCTAAGTTCCGGCTTATTGAAATTGAAAGCGGAAATAATTTTATCTAATGACTGGTCAATATCAGCGTTTCCTTGTGAAGTCCAGGTTTTGGTTACTCCGTCAAAAAGTGTTGTTTTTGCAGGCTCACCAGTAACATGGGCAAAATATTCAGTTCTGATGCCGGCTACAGACTGTGTTCCCGCACCCTGGCTTTTATGTAAACTTCTGCTTAATCCTGCCAATTCACCATAGCCCATTCCCAATTGCGCATCATATTGCCCAACGGTAACTTTCAGTTGATTTTCAGCGGTCGTATTGACCCCGCCAAAGCGGAAAGTATTCCACAAGACTCGTTTGGGCTGCCATACATTAACATATTTCAGTTGATCCGGGAAAGCCTTTTTATCGCCTGCCAGCTTAAAAGCTTTTTCCGCAACCACGGCTGAAGCCGCATGCTGTCCGTGGCCTGCCGCCGCATTAGGAGGAAACCGACAAATGATCACATCCGGACGGAATTGACGGATTACCCAGACTACATCCGCTGTAATGCTGTCTGCATCCCATTGTTTAAAGGTATCGGTCGTATTTTTAGAGAAACCGAAATCAATCGCCCGGGTAAAAAACTGCTGGGCACCGTCTAATTTTCTGGCCTCTAAAAGCTCATGCGTTCTGATTAAACCCAATGCAGCACCCTGTTCTGTTCCCAATAAATTCTGCCCGCCATCACCTCTGGTTAAAGATAAATAGCCGGTTTCTACATTCTGCTCGTTAATTAACCAGGAAAGCAATCCTGTATTTTCATCATCGGGATGAGCCGCAAGGTATAAAACTTTAGGCAGCTGCTTAAGGGTTTTGAGTTCGCGGTAAATTTCAGATGATTTGGAAGGCCGAACCTGCTGGGCCGAACAAAAAACCGTATAAAAGCCAAGAATAAATACAGTACTTACTTTTTTGAACATTTGAATTTGCTTTGCAGGGCAAATATAAGTAAATCATCTTTCTTTCAGCCTTAAAAGAATCGGACTATGAATTTCACAAAGAAACTGCTTAATTTTTTATTAAACCACAAAAGTCACAAAAGCTTTTTAAACACTTAAGCTATTTCAAGTTATATACTTTGTGTATAAGAAGTACACTAAAGTTTTTTTGAAAATCAAAGATTTTCATCTTATGTGCACATAAAGTGTGCGGTATTTCCCTACACTTTCTAAAGTGTACTAAGGTGTTTAAAAAATAAAACTTTTGTGATTTTTGTGGTTAAATTTAAACAGAATCTTGTGTTTTTCTAATGGTATTCTGCGTAAGATAGATATAATTAAACATGCAAAATGTGGCTGCCGCCCCGAAAGTATGCCATAAAAAGTGTGTTCCGAAGCTAAACCATTCCCATTTATCAGCAATGCGGAAAGTGAGTGCAAGAACAAACGACAATACAGCAAAGCCTACCCATTTTCCGGCTTTCCATTGGGTATAGATTAAATACCTTAATACCGAGAAAAGGACAAATGAAGCCATGATTGCATAATTTATGTTGATAAAAAGAGAAGTATTATCTACCAAAATCCAATTTCTCAACGCAAACATCAATATCAGATATACAAGAACCATTACAACGGCATAGTACCATCTGGTGCTCTGAGCTACAAAATAAAATCCGGCAGACAAACAGAGCAGCATAATGGGCATCCAATCCATCATGATAAATACCGGCCATTGTCTGAATGCATGATAAACAGTTCCCCCTAGGGCACCAATATATAATAAGATTAAGCAGTAGGTTAAAAAAGGATATTCCTTAAAATTACCCTTCATTTTAAGGGTCCAAAAAATGGCTATGGCTAAAAATAAAAGAGCCGTTACGGCATTGAATGGCTCAGGGAAAAGCTGAGCCATATCTGTTTCTTTATATAACATGCCTCCATCCGGAGGTAGTGGGTTTATTGGCATTGTCTTTACTATACTTCTTCTAAATATAGAAAAAATTATGGCATGATACACCCGGATGTACCCGATTGTATTTTATAAAAATGTTAATTCTTTTCTCACTGCTCAATAGAGCATATTTGAAATTATTTTTTGATTAAAAAAGATGAACGTAAAGCTTTTATTATGAATGAGGAGAGAAAACCTAACAGGTCTCAAAAGATCTGTTAGGTTTAAAAAAATCCGCGTCATCTGCACAATCCGCAAGAGAAAACATCTACAAGATCTGTGTATTCTGTGATCTGTGGGAACCAATAATACAAGAAAACAGAATTAACTTTGCTGATTAGATGAAGCGGACGTTTTAGCAGTATGCCTAGCTACCAATCAAGTTGCAGCACTTTGCTCACTTTGATCAATCAGCTATTTTCTTTTCTCTCCTTCTTTGAAGAATAAGGTGTGCGGCATCCAGCATTTTCACCGTGTGGATGTAGGGCATCACGATATTCCTTTCCGGTAGATTTTCATAGACGCCCATTGAGAAATAAACGATTCCGGACATAAAATAATCAAATTCTTTGAGGGTGTATTCCCTGAATGCTTTTTTGAAAACCAGCAGAGGATTCCGGTATTCCTTCTCCGAAAGCAGGC
This region of Chryseobacterium vaccae genomic DNA includes:
- a CDS encoding PIG-L family deacetylase — encoded protein: MFKKVSTVFILGFYTVFCSAQQVRPSKSSEIYRELKTLKQLPKVLYLAAHPDDENTGLLSWLINEQNVETGYLSLTRGDGGQNLLGTEQGAALGLIRTHELLEARKLDGAQQFFTRAIDFGFSKNTTDTFKQWDADSITADVVWVIRQFRPDVIICRFPPNAAAGHGQHAASAVVAEKAFKLAGDKKAFPDQLKYVNVWQPKRVLWNTFRFGGVNTTAENQLKVTVGQYDAQLGMGYGELAGLSRSLHKSQGAGTQSVAGIRTEYFAHVTGEPAKTTLFDGVTKTWTSQGNADIDQSLDKIISAFNFNKPELSLPALLALRKKVTELKDTDLKKDKIKSLDHIILSCAGFMGEVVTNQAEAVAGDHYNFRLNLISRAENPVVLDNVQWLGQSESFNRKLSKDSLITIQHDLQIPADAALTEPYWLAKPPVNTATFSVPNDTLVGLPEAESTLNVLLGLKIGSEKFQVKLPLSFKKLDPVRGDVVEALRIVPALELKFTQPLYVVKENEDLHLSLNLKVNSGKKFSNGKVNLMYNGERLGGADVSSLNGKDTTIDYVIPKTKLAAIHSSRLQLDANFVADGVTYNKKQVLIQYPHLPSLQYFAPATVTVMKGDIQAKVKKVGYIEGAGDFIPEFLRIAGVQVDVLKDEDFYGNIDESAGNGSQNKLSQYDAIVLGVRANNTEKKLGRWMPFLWSYAKAGGNLVMQYNTNQDTTVDQLGMYNFSIANKRVTEENAVVTFLNPNHKLLNFPNKITADDFKGWVQERGAYFPAQWDAAYEPLFEMHDTDEEPLQGSTLYAKYGKGNFIYTPLAFFRQLPAGNVGAARLFFNFLSAQKNL